One segment of Babesia bigemina genome assembly Bbig001, chromosome : II DNA contains the following:
- a CDS encoding BT1 domain containing protein,putative — translation MCGRGYAVGVPRRRVLSHPEGCSIMHKCVIGHLADDTDSVLFVNPKIYKATPDGSPRPVESGNDLPLYTSPRRRSYNEVISCVIAMLHGVEVFTSLPILYLYKDDFKLGPAMLIFILGIIRIPMNVKILFAFMSDGVPLFGSRRRSYLIIGSMLCLASNVTLGFCAHLSLLWTTVLLAVSSLGMALCSVIGEALIIETGRRQSNDQVTRTISTFCAFRKITFAGMSYLSSVLIMMMAKQQLFLMCSVIPLIVVISAFFIVEDYTHPQLSVKEQWTKLVNFVGKPEIKRPSTFLFISMLVPSAGTALFYFMTEELHFDPELFGRFAAIQAFASLIGVYCYAYIFRDCSIRKLFVWTTLLVSMCCLLSIVLVERWNLKLGIPDTAFVITDSSLLQLVGEINSLPIFIMATRLCPPGIESSMYSFLWTAQFLGLDVSTYLSSLLTYAFGISANHFGGLVQLIVLCAVAHIIPIFYVHLLPDSIPKTIEDDEAETRPCLQDGGAAEEGREM, via the exons ATGTGTGGACGCGGTTACGCAGTCGGTGTTCCACGTAGGCGCGTGCTGTCGCATCCGGAAGGATGCAGCATCATGCACAAATGCG TGATCGGACATTTAGCGGATGACACGGACAGCGTGCTGTTCGTGAACCCAAAAATCTACAAGGCGACGCCAGATGGCTCTCCTCGTCCTGTAGAAAGCGGCAATGATCTTCCTTTGTACACGTCGCCCAGGCGGCGCAGCTACAATGAGGTCATCTCATGCGTCATTG CCATGCTTCATGGTGTGGAGGTGTTCACGTCGCTGCCGATCCTCTATCTCTACAAGGACGATTTCAAGCTCGGACCGG CGATGCTCATCTTCATACTCGGCATCATCCGCATCCCGATGAACGTCAAGATACTCTTCGCGTTCATGAGCGATGGAGTGCCCTTGTTCGGAAGCCGGCGGAGGAGTTACCTGATCATCGGCAGCATGCTCTGCCTGGCGTCAAACGTCACCCTTGGCTTCTGCGCTCACCTTTCCCTGCTCTGGACCACGGTGTTGCTCGCGGTATCGTCCTTAGGGATGGCG CTGTGCAGCGTCATCGGAGAGGCGCTCATCATCGAGACCGGACGCAGGCAGTCCAACGACCAGGTCACCAGGACCATTTCCACGttctgcgccttcaggaaAATCACCTTTGCTGGAATGTCGTATCTGTCCAGTGTGCTCATCATGATGATGGCAAAACAG CAACTCTTCCTGATGTGCTCGGTCATCCCGCTCATTGTCGTCATCAGCGCCTTTTTCATAGTCGAGGACTACACGCACCCGCAACTCTCTGTTAAGGAGCAGTGGACGAAACTGGTGAATTTCGTAGGAAAGCCCGAAATCAAGAGGCCCAGCACGTTCCTCTTCATCAGCATG CTTGTGCCTTCTGCGGGAACTGCGCTGTTCTACTTCATGACGGAGGAGCTGCATTTCGATCCGGAGCTTTTCGGTAGATTCGCGGCCATACAGGCCTTCGCCAGCCTCATCGGGGTGTACTGCTACGCGTACATTTTCCGCGACTGCAGCATCAGGAAGCTATTCGTGTGGACCACTCTGCTCGTCTCGATGTGCTGCCTCCTGAGCATCGTGCTCGTGGAGAGATGGAACCTCAAGCTCGGGATCCCAGACACGGCGTTCGTCATCACCGACAGctcactgctgcagctggttgGGGAGATCAACTCACTGCCCATATTCATCATGGCCACGAGGTTGTGCCCGCCCGGAATAGAGTCGAGCATGTACTCGTTCTTGTGGACGGCGCAGTTCCTCGGCCTTGACGTCAGCACGTACCTTTCGTCGCTGCTGACCTACGCCTTCGGAATCAGCGCAAACCACTTCGGCGGACTCGTGCAGCTCA